One segment of Trachemys scripta elegans isolate TJP31775 chromosome 1, CAS_Tse_1.0, whole genome shotgun sequence DNA contains the following:
- the IL1RL1 gene encoding interleukin-1 receptor-like 1 isoform X2 gives MGLLQLILLSTFLSVSVTSESFHAMEDEALVVKCPQDCQNRTVKWYHTQTNQLIPAEEGGRIHSSGRFLWFLPTSKEDSGNYTCVTHYSNYTKQSTVSVMVYLHKQGICFPSQIRYPNDTGTLTSGRIVCPTIDNYEKATIVKWYKDCKPLQGPREKYSMGGKYLFIKRPQKTDEGHYTCHFTCIHSGNVYNVSATRIFIVKEVSSPMYSQIQYPTDNAVIQVEFGSPVNISCGAFLGIGKQNIAVVTWEVNGIKAEYLNTSRFHEDHQFFMRGDRGYYGESILTIEEVKEEDLLSNFTCTALNEIDHVMVTVTLQLKVPCKGDNHSTYTTIGILVLLSIIALLLILYQFFRIDIVLLCQRIFKPYKTQDDGKIYDAYVIYPKNRTNEANFVEYFVHQILPDVLENKHGYKLCIYGRDMLPGEDAANALEMRIQKSRRLIIILTPQLIQCEEFGYEHQIALYSALIQNNIKVILLEMETIGNYAGLQESLRYIIKQQGTIKWKEKHKECPHASNSKFWKLVRYHMPLRHKPSQLNHAV, from the exons ATGGGCCTTTTGCAGTTGATCCTGCTATCTACTTTCCTCTCAGTTTCCGTGACATCAGAATCAT tTCATGCAATGGAAGACGAGGCTTTGGTTGTAAAGTGTCCCCAAGACTGTCAAAATAGGACTGTCAAATGGTATCACACACAAACTAACCAGCTCATTCCTGCAGAAGAGGGTGGACGGATACATTCCTCTGGGCGATTTCTTTGGTTTCTGCCAACATCAAAAGAGGACTCAGGAAACTACACTTGTGTTACACACTA ttctaattATACAAAACAGTCCACTGTGAGTGTGATGGTGTATCTACACAAACAAGGTATTTGTTTCCCAAGTCAGATACGTTATCCAAACGACACCGGAACGTTAACTTCTGGAAGAATTGTTTGCCCTACGATTGACAATTATGAGAAGGCTACTATTGTCAAGTGGTATAAG GACTGCAAACCTCTCCAAGGACCACGTGAAAAATATTCAATGGGAGGGAAGTATCTTTTTATTAAACGTCCACAAAAAACTGACGAAGGACATTATACTTGCCATTTTACCTGTATACACAGTGGAAATGTATATAATGTATCGGCGACAAGAATCTTTATAGTTAAAG AAGTTTCTTCACCTATGTATTCCCAAATTCAATATCCAACAGACAATGCTGTAATACAAGTGGAGTTTG GTTCTCCTGTGAACATTAGCTGTGGAGCCTTTCTGGGGATTGGGAAGCAAAATATAGCCGTTGTTACATGGGAGGTTAATGGAATCAAAGCTGAATATCTTAATACTTCAAGGTTTCATGAAGACCATCAATT TTTTATGAGAGGAGATCGGGGATATTATGGAGAGTCCATTTTAACTATTGAGGAAGTAAAGGAAGAGGATCTTCTGTCGAATTTCACATGTACAGCACTAAATGAAATAGATCATGTAATGGTCACGGTGACATTACAGCTGAAAGTGCCTTGTAAGG GAGATAATCACAGCACCTACACAACAATAGGGATTCTTGTTTTGTTAAGTATAATAGCCCTCTTGCTCATACTTTACCAGTTTTTCCGAATTGATATTGTCTTACTGTGTCAGAGGATATTTAAACCCTACAAAACCCAGGATG ATGGGAAGATATACGATGCATATGTTATCTATCCCAAAAATCGCACTAATGAAGCTAATTTTGTGGAATATTTTGTTCACCAGATTTTGCCAGATGTTCTAGAAAATAAACACGGATATAAACTGTGTATTTATGGGCGAGACATGTTGCCTGGGGAAG ATGCAGCCAATGCATTAGAAATGAGAATACAGAAGAGCAGGAGACTGATAATCATTCTAACACCACAGCTAATTCAGTGTGAGGAATTTGGTTATGAACATCAGATTGCCTTATACAGTGCCCTCATTCAGAACAACATAAAGGTGATCCTCCTTGAAATGGAGACAATTGGGAACTATGCGGGCTTGCAAGAATCCCTCAGGTATATCATCAAGCAGCAAGGTACCATAAAATGGAAAGAGAAGCACAAAGAATGTCCACATGCATCCAACTCTAAATTCTGGAAACTTGTGAGGTACCATATGCCACTGAGACACAAGCCTTCACAACTCAACCATGCAGTGTAA
- the IL1RL1 gene encoding interleukin-1 receptor-like 1 isoform X3: protein MGLLQLILLSTFLSVSVTSESFHAMEDEALVVKCPQDCQNRTVKWYHTQTNQLIPAEEGGRIHSSGRFLWFLPTSKEDSGNYTCVTHYSNYTKQSTVSVMVYLHKQGICFPSQIRYPNDTGTLTSGRIVCPTIDNYEKATIVKWYKDCKPLQGPREKYSMGGKYLFIKRPQKTDEGHYTCHFTCIHSGNVYNVSATRIFIVKEEVSSPMYSQIQYPTDNAVIQVEFGDNHSTYTTIGILVLLSIIALLLILYQFFRIDIVLLCQRIFKPYKTQDDGKIYDAYVIYPKNRTNEANFVEYFVHQILPDVLENKHGYKLCIYGRDMLPGEDAANALEMRIQKSRRLIIILTPQLIQCEEFGYEHQIALYSALIQNNIKVILLEMETIGNYAGLQESLRYIIKQQGTIKWKEKHKECPHASNSKFWKLVRYHMPLRHKPSQLNHAV, encoded by the exons ATGGGCCTTTTGCAGTTGATCCTGCTATCTACTTTCCTCTCAGTTTCCGTGACATCAGAATCAT tTCATGCAATGGAAGACGAGGCTTTGGTTGTAAAGTGTCCCCAAGACTGTCAAAATAGGACTGTCAAATGGTATCACACACAAACTAACCAGCTCATTCCTGCAGAAGAGGGTGGACGGATACATTCCTCTGGGCGATTTCTTTGGTTTCTGCCAACATCAAAAGAGGACTCAGGAAACTACACTTGTGTTACACACTA ttctaattATACAAAACAGTCCACTGTGAGTGTGATGGTGTATCTACACAAACAAGGTATTTGTTTCCCAAGTCAGATACGTTATCCAAACGACACCGGAACGTTAACTTCTGGAAGAATTGTTTGCCCTACGATTGACAATTATGAGAAGGCTACTATTGTCAAGTGGTATAAG GACTGCAAACCTCTCCAAGGACCACGTGAAAAATATTCAATGGGAGGGAAGTATCTTTTTATTAAACGTCCACAAAAAACTGACGAAGGACATTATACTTGCCATTTTACCTGTATACACAGTGGAAATGTATATAATGTATCGGCGACAAGAATCTTTATAGTTAAAG AAGAAGTTTCTTCACCTATGTATTCCCAAATTCAATATCCAACAGACAATGCTGTAATACAAGTGGAGTTTG GAGATAATCACAGCACCTACACAACAATAGGGATTCTTGTTTTGTTAAGTATAATAGCCCTCTTGCTCATACTTTACCAGTTTTTCCGAATTGATATTGTCTTACTGTGTCAGAGGATATTTAAACCCTACAAAACCCAGGATG ATGGGAAGATATACGATGCATATGTTATCTATCCCAAAAATCGCACTAATGAAGCTAATTTTGTGGAATATTTTGTTCACCAGATTTTGCCAGATGTTCTAGAAAATAAACACGGATATAAACTGTGTATTTATGGGCGAGACATGTTGCCTGGGGAAG ATGCAGCCAATGCATTAGAAATGAGAATACAGAAGAGCAGGAGACTGATAATCATTCTAACACCACAGCTAATTCAGTGTGAGGAATTTGGTTATGAACATCAGATTGCCTTATACAGTGCCCTCATTCAGAACAACATAAAGGTGATCCTCCTTGAAATGGAGACAATTGGGAACTATGCGGGCTTGCAAGAATCCCTCAGGTATATCATCAAGCAGCAAGGTACCATAAAATGGAAAGAGAAGCACAAAGAATGTCCACATGCATCCAACTCTAAATTCTGGAAACTTGTGAGGTACCATATGCCACTGAGACACAAGCCTTCACAACTCAACCATGCAGTGTAA
- the IL1RL1 gene encoding interleukin-1 receptor-like 1 isoform X1, with amino-acid sequence MGLLQLILLSTFLSVSVTSESFHAMEDEALVVKCPQDCQNRTVKWYHTQTNQLIPAEEGGRIHSSGRFLWFLPTSKEDSGNYTCVTHYSNYTKQSTVSVMVYLHKQGICFPSQIRYPNDTGTLTSGRIVCPTIDNYEKATIVKWYKDCKPLQGPREKYSMGGKYLFIKRPQKTDEGHYTCHFTCIHSGNVYNVSATRIFIVKEEVSSPMYSQIQYPTDNAVIQVEFGSPVNISCGAFLGIGKQNIAVVTWEVNGIKAEYLNTSRFHEDHQFFMRGDRGYYGESILTIEEVKEEDLLSNFTCTALNEIDHVMVTVTLQLKVPCKGDNHSTYTTIGILVLLSIIALLLILYQFFRIDIVLLCQRIFKPYKTQDDGKIYDAYVIYPKNRTNEANFVEYFVHQILPDVLENKHGYKLCIYGRDMLPGEDAANALEMRIQKSRRLIIILTPQLIQCEEFGYEHQIALYSALIQNNIKVILLEMETIGNYAGLQESLRYIIKQQGTIKWKEKHKECPHASNSKFWKLVRYHMPLRHKPSQLNHAV; translated from the exons ATGGGCCTTTTGCAGTTGATCCTGCTATCTACTTTCCTCTCAGTTTCCGTGACATCAGAATCAT tTCATGCAATGGAAGACGAGGCTTTGGTTGTAAAGTGTCCCCAAGACTGTCAAAATAGGACTGTCAAATGGTATCACACACAAACTAACCAGCTCATTCCTGCAGAAGAGGGTGGACGGATACATTCCTCTGGGCGATTTCTTTGGTTTCTGCCAACATCAAAAGAGGACTCAGGAAACTACACTTGTGTTACACACTA ttctaattATACAAAACAGTCCACTGTGAGTGTGATGGTGTATCTACACAAACAAGGTATTTGTTTCCCAAGTCAGATACGTTATCCAAACGACACCGGAACGTTAACTTCTGGAAGAATTGTTTGCCCTACGATTGACAATTATGAGAAGGCTACTATTGTCAAGTGGTATAAG GACTGCAAACCTCTCCAAGGACCACGTGAAAAATATTCAATGGGAGGGAAGTATCTTTTTATTAAACGTCCACAAAAAACTGACGAAGGACATTATACTTGCCATTTTACCTGTATACACAGTGGAAATGTATATAATGTATCGGCGACAAGAATCTTTATAGTTAAAG AAGAAGTTTCTTCACCTATGTATTCCCAAATTCAATATCCAACAGACAATGCTGTAATACAAGTGGAGTTTG GTTCTCCTGTGAACATTAGCTGTGGAGCCTTTCTGGGGATTGGGAAGCAAAATATAGCCGTTGTTACATGGGAGGTTAATGGAATCAAAGCTGAATATCTTAATACTTCAAGGTTTCATGAAGACCATCAATT TTTTATGAGAGGAGATCGGGGATATTATGGAGAGTCCATTTTAACTATTGAGGAAGTAAAGGAAGAGGATCTTCTGTCGAATTTCACATGTACAGCACTAAATGAAATAGATCATGTAATGGTCACGGTGACATTACAGCTGAAAGTGCCTTGTAAGG GAGATAATCACAGCACCTACACAACAATAGGGATTCTTGTTTTGTTAAGTATAATAGCCCTCTTGCTCATACTTTACCAGTTTTTCCGAATTGATATTGTCTTACTGTGTCAGAGGATATTTAAACCCTACAAAACCCAGGATG ATGGGAAGATATACGATGCATATGTTATCTATCCCAAAAATCGCACTAATGAAGCTAATTTTGTGGAATATTTTGTTCACCAGATTTTGCCAGATGTTCTAGAAAATAAACACGGATATAAACTGTGTATTTATGGGCGAGACATGTTGCCTGGGGAAG ATGCAGCCAATGCATTAGAAATGAGAATACAGAAGAGCAGGAGACTGATAATCATTCTAACACCACAGCTAATTCAGTGTGAGGAATTTGGTTATGAACATCAGATTGCCTTATACAGTGCCCTCATTCAGAACAACATAAAGGTGATCCTCCTTGAAATGGAGACAATTGGGAACTATGCGGGCTTGCAAGAATCCCTCAGGTATATCATCAAGCAGCAAGGTACCATAAAATGGAAAGAGAAGCACAAAGAATGTCCACATGCATCCAACTCTAAATTCTGGAAACTTGTGAGGTACCATATGCCACTGAGACACAAGCCTTCACAACTCAACCATGCAGTGTAA